TTAACCGCTCTCACCCACAAAAAACCCTATGTATGTCCTACATGTAATAAGAGATTCACGCAAAAAGGTCATCTGAAAAGGCACGAAAAATCTCACACCGACGAAAAACCGTTTGTATGTACTACATGTGGTGCGGGATTCTGGGAAAAAGCTCTTCTGATATCACACGAGAGAACTCACTCCGGCGAAAAACCGTATGTATGTACTACTTGTGGTAAAGGATTCACGACTAAGGGTTGTCTGACAACGCACGAAATAATTCACACCGGCATAAAACCCTATGTATGTACTACTTGTGGTGCGGGATTCACGCAAAAAGGTAATCTGATATCGCACGAGAG
The DNA window shown above is from Candidatus Dependentiae bacterium and carries:
- a CDS encoding C2H2-type zinc finger protein, translating into LTALTHKKPYVCPTCNKRFTQKGHLKRHEKSHTDEKPFVCTTCGAGFWEKALLISHERTHSGEKPYVCTTCGKGFTTKGCLTTHEIIHTGIKPYVCTTCGAGFTQKGNLISHERTHSGEKPFVCTTCGKGFNQSAHLTSHEIIHTGKKPFVCTTCGHGFTQKGHLKRHEKSHTGEKPYVCTTCGKGFMQNSDLTRHEKTHTAC